A stretch of the Lolium perenne isolate Kyuss_39 chromosome 3, Kyuss_2.0, whole genome shotgun sequence genome encodes the following:
- the LOC127339276 gene encoding F-box/kelch-repeat protein At2g43270-like, translating into MAPYLPPELVWEIMVRLPVKSLLRFRCISKAWRDRISTDAEFRRSNLRAQTPCLLTWSGTEDGRNNMVTTVDVSLYVPEDGAEYTMELPVQEQPHRFAHCDGLVLMPTETVVRVLNPATRRVLTLPWSPNGVAPEFRFHAFHTHQVFGIGHDPRSDTYKVARFFFTSLDLLPTDDYRYNYGVEVFTIGVDRRWHETAVKPPYPAHIGRTATFFKGSLFWTIDEEKLTREIPNSAGESAPGFLRFRLDDESFSVTPPPPCCRGLRYTTSHMAELRGELSVAHAGPKYESIEIWMCNDVDTNPNQPRWNRRYTFDTVCLLTHPFFEAIMYYRCQYLLVQQVLKDIVGIDNHFALNAYTYAGRNQYGWVIRYTPSLGLD; encoded by the coding sequence ATGGCGCCGTACCTGCCTCCGGAGCTTGTGTGGGAGATCATGGTCCGGCTGCCCGTCAAGTCGCTGCTGCGGTTCAGGTGCATCAGCAAGGCCTGGCGCGACAGGATCTCCACCGACGCAGAGTTCCGCCGCTCCAACCTCCGTGCCCAGACACCATGCTTGCTCACCTGGAGCGGTACAGAAGATGGCCGCAACAACATGGTCACTACCGTCGACGTCAGCTTATATGTGCCGGAGGACGGCGCGGAATACACCATGGAGTTGCCTGTCCAAGAACAGCCACACCGTTTCGCGCACTGCGACGGGCTGGTGCTGATGCCCACGGAAACGGTGGTCCGCGTGCTCAACCCAGCCACACGGCGCGTTCTGACGCTGCCTTGGAGCCCCAACGGTGTAGCGCCGGAGTTCCGCTTCCATGCGTTCCACACCCACCAGGTGTTTGGCATTGGCCACGACCCTCGTAGCGATACCTACAAGGTCGCCCGCTTCTTCTTCACCTCTTTGGACCTACTCCCTACGGACGATTACCGCTACAACTATGGGGTGGAGGTGTTCACAATCGGGGTGGACCGGCGTTGGCATGAGACGGCGGTAAAACCGCCGTACCCTGCCCACATTGGGCGaaccgcaaccttcttcaaaggcTCACTCTTTTGGACCATCGACGAGGAAAAACTCACTCGAGAGATTCCGAACTCGGCGGGAGAATCCGCACCAGGGTTTCTCCGCTTTAGGCTGGACGACGAATCGTTCAGTGTCACGCCACCACCTCCATGCTGCCGTGGGCTCAGGTACACAACGTCCCACATGGCTGAGCTGCGCGGGGAGCTGAGCGTGGCTCATGCAGGGCCCAAGTACGAGTCAATTGAGATTTGGATGTGCAACGACGTAGACACCAACCCCAACCAGCCACGATGGAATCGGCGTTACACCTTCGACACCGTTTGTCTATTAACACATCCATTTTTTGAAGCCATTATGTACTATCGATGCCAGTATTTGCTAGTCCAACAAGTTCTCAAGGACATTGTTGGTATAGATAATCACTTTGCCCTTAATGCTTATACTTATGCTGGGCGTAACCAATATGGATGGGTAATCCGCTACACTCCATCCCTAGGTCTTGACTAG
- the LOC127339275 gene encoding F-box/kelch-repeat protein At2g43270-like — translation MDNDQPPQRERSKMAAYLPPELVREIMVRLPVKTLLRFRGICKGWRDMISDDAEFRGAHLRLQKPCLLAWSSTKEDRRNKVTTVGLYVPEESAAITDTMELPLECESHSFAHCDGLLLMPTETVVRVVNPATRHVLTLPESSNSVAPKFCFDVFYTHQVFGIGHDPRSDTYTVVRFFFGSLDLLPTDAHRYNFGLEVFTIGVDRHWHETAVKPPYPADVGRTATFFKGSLFWIIDEEKLDEGESAPGFLRFRLEDESFSVTPPPPCCRGLKYTTSHMAELRGELCVAHAGPKYDSIEIWMCNDVDINLPRWNRCYTFGPLFLSKDPTLITYMYDRCQYLLVQQVLKDIVGIDIDLMHHDLDFVIRYTPSLGLLSS, via the coding sequence ATGGACAACGATCAACCGCCGCAACGGGAGAGAAGCAAGATGGCGGCGTACCTGCCTCCGGAGCTCGTGCGGGAGATCATGGTCCGTCTGCCCGTCAAAACGCTGCTGCGGTTCAGGGGCATCTGCAAGGGCTGGCGCGACATGATCTCCGACGACGCAGAGTTCCGCGGCGCCCACCTCCGTCTTCAGAAGCCATGCTTGCTCGCCTGGAGCAGTACAAAAGAAGACCGCAGGAACAAGGTCACCACCGTCGGCCTGTACGTGCCGGAGGAGAGCGCAGCCATCACGGATACCATGGAGTTGCCCCTTGAATGCGAGTCGCACAGCTTCGCGCACTGCGATGGGCTGCTGCTAATGCCCACAGAGACCGTGGTCCGCGTGGTCAACCCAGCCACGCGGCACGTTCTCACGCTGCCCGAGAGCTCCAACAGCGTAGCGCCAAAGTTCTGCTTCGACGTGTTTTACACCCACCAGGTGTTTGGCATTGGTCACGACCCTCGCAGCGATACCTACACCGTCGTCCGCTTCTTCTTCGGCTCCTTGGACCTACTCCCCACGGACGCTCATCGCTATAACTTTGGGCTGGAGGTGTTCACCATCGGGGTGGACCGGCATTGGCATGAGACGGCGGTGAAACCGCCGTATCCTGCTGATGTTGGCAGAACCGCAACCTTCTTTAAAGGCTCGCTCTTTTGGATCATCGACGAGGAAAAACTCGATGAAGGAGAATCCGCACCAGGGTTTCTCCGCTTTAGGCTGGAGGACGAGTCGTTCAGTGTCACGCCGCCGCCTCCTTgctgccgagggctaaaatacacAACGTCCCACATGGCTGAGCTGCGTGGGGAGCTGTGTGTGGCTCATGCGGGGCCCAAGTATGATTCGATTGAGATTTGGATGTGTAACGACGTAGACATCAACCTGCCGCGATGGAATCGGTGTTACACCTTCGGCCCCCTTTTTCTATCGAAAGATCCAACGCTTATAACCTATATGTACGATCGATGCCAGTATTTGCTAGTCCAACAAGTTCTCAAGGACATTGTTGGCATAGATATTGACCTGATGCATCACGACCTTGACTTTGTAATCCGCTACACTCCATCACTAGGTCTCTTGTCTAGTTGA
- the LOC127341328 gene encoding uncharacterized protein, which produces MGGGHDMHGGHGGGVKGFVSNLVGGGKGHGQGHGYGGQGHGYGGHGQQHGYPPPAAGACPPYGGYPAHGYAPAAYPAQPAPHHGGHMGMGSYQTGHGGGGHGHFGGKHKGSMFGGGKHGRKWK; this is translated from the exons ATGGGCGGCGGGCACGACATGcacggcggccacggcggcggcgtGAAGGGGTTCGTGTCCAACCTCGTCGGCGGCGGGAAAGGCCATGGACAGGGCCACGGTTACGGCGGCCAGGGACACGGGTACGGCGGCCACGGCCAGCAGCACGGGTACCCACCTCCCGCCGCCGGGGCTTGCCCTCCGTACGGCGGTTACCCGGCGCACGGCTACGCGCCGGCGGCGTACCCCGCGCAGCCGGCGCCGCACCACG GCGGCCACATGGGCATGGGATCGTACCAGACCGgccacggcggcggcgggcatGGCCACTTCGGCGGGAAGCACAAGGGCAGCATGTTCGGCGGCGGCAAGCACGGCAGGAAGTGGAAGTGA
- the LOC127339274 gene encoding F-box/kelch-repeat protein At2g43270-like encodes MAPYLPPELVWEIMVRLPVKSLLRFRCISKAWRDRISADAEFRRANLRAQTPCLLTWSGTEDDRNNMVTTVDVSLYVPEDGAEYTMELPVQEQPHRFAHCDGLVLMPTETVVRVLNPATRRVLTLPWSPNGVAPEFRFHAFHTHQVFGIGHDTRSDTYKVARFFFTSLDLLPTDAYRYNYGVEVFTIGVDRRWHETAVKPPYPAHIGRTATFFKGSLFWTIDEEKLTREIPNSAGESAPGFLRFRLDDESFSVTPPPPCCRGLRYTTSHMAELRGELSVAHAGPKYESIEIWMCNDVDTNPNQPRWNRRYTFDTVCLLTHPFFEAIMYYRCQYLLVQQVLKDIVGIDNHFALNAYTYAGRNQYGWVIRYTPSLGLD; translated from the coding sequence ATGGCGCCGTACCTGCCTCCGGAGCTTGTGTGGGAGATCATGGTCCGGCTGCCCGTCAAGTCGCTGCTGCGGTTCAGGTGCATCAGCAAGGCCTGGCGCGACAGGATCTCCGCCGACGCAGAGTTCCGCCGCGCCAACCTCCGTGCCCAGACACCATGCTTGCTCACCTGGAGCGGTACAGAAGATGACCGCAACAACATGGTCACTACCGTCGACGTCAGCTTATATGTGCCGGAGGACGGCGCGGAATACACCATGGAGTTGCCTGTCCAAGAACAGCCACACCGTTTCGCGCACTGCGACGGGCTGGTGCTGATGCCCACGGAAACGGTGGTCCGCGTGCTCAACCCAGCCACACGGCGCGTTCTCACGCTGCCTTGGAGCCCCAACGGTGTAGCGCCGGAGTTCCGCTTCCATGCGTTCCACACCCACCAGGTGTTTGGCATTGGCCACGACACTCGTAGCGATACCTACAAGGTCGCCCGCTTCTTCTTCACCTCCTTGGACCTACTCCCTACGGACGCTTACCGCTACAACTATGGGGTGGAGGTGTTCACAATCGGGGTGGACCGGCGTTGGCATGAGACGGCGGTAAAACCGCCGTACCCTGCCCACATTGGGCGaaccgcaaccttcttcaaaggcTCACTCTTTTGGACCATCGACGAGGAAAAACTCACTCGAGAGATTCCGAACTCGGCGGGAGAATCCGCACCAGGGTTTCTCCGCTTTAGGCTGGACGACGAATCGTTCAGTGTCACGCCACCACCTCCATGCTGCCGTGGGCTCAGGTACACAACGTCCCACATGGCTGAGCTGCGCGGGGAGCTGAGCGTGGCTCATGCAGGGCCCAAGTACGAGTCAATTGAGATTTGGATGTGCAACGACGTAGACACCAACCCCAACCAGCCACGATGGAATCGGCGTTACACCTTCGACACCGTTTGTCTATTAACACATCCATTTTTTGAAGCCATTATGTACTATCGATGCCAGTATTTGCTAGTCCAACAAGTTCTCAAGGACATTGTTGGTATAGATAATCACTTTGCCCTTAATGCTTATACTTATGCTGGGCGTAACCAATATGGATGGGTAATCCGCTACACTCCATCCCTAGGTCTTGACTAG